TTCTCATCATATTAATGCAGGGAGATGTTATGGATTTTCCAAGAGATATACTGGGTCCAACTGAAATGAATCTTAATCGTCAGCATTTATCGATCCCAAAGATATTTGCCAAGATGATCAGGGCTCTTGATGATCCCAGATGTTTTGTTACTATTGGAGACCGGCGTTTGCTTATCTTTCCCCTGCAGGCATGGTATGATTACGAAGAGCGGCTTGACAGCTATAGAAAACCGCAGTACCGTAAGCAAATCTACCGTCACAAGCTGTTTGGTGCTCCACCGACAGAACTTGATACTTCGGGCAGAATTAAACTTTCAGCTTTGCACTACAGCTTTTTAAATGAGCCCAAATCAGTAACAGTAGTGGGTGTGAGTGATCACCTGGAAATATATACTAACGAAGAGTATGATAGAAAGAAGATTGAAACCTTTAGTGATCCGGAAGCATTTACTGCTGAGGAGGACATGGATTATGTCGAATTACCACATACCAGTCCTGCTGAATGAAAGTATAAAGGCAATGAACCTTAAGCCTGGCAGCGTGGCAGTTGATTGCACGCTGGGTGGAGGGTCGCATTCCAAAGCAATTCTGGAGCATGAACCTGATTTGAAGCTGTTCAGTTTTGATCAGGATATTGATGCAATCAATCAATGTTCATATCTTAAAAAGGAGTATGGTGACCGGATCACTATAATCCAGGATAATTTTGTTAATCTGCGAACAAGACTTGCACTTGAGGAAATCAAATCAATAGACGCTATTTTATTTGATTTAGGTATTTCGAGCCATCAAATTGATACGCCCGTACGCGGATTTAGTTATATGAGAGAAGGCAGACTGGATATGCGAATGAACCAGTCTGGTGAATTGACAGCAGAGACGATAGTAAATGAATATAGTTGTAATGAACTAACCAGGATATTCAGGGAATATGGTGAAGAGCGAGAGAGCTACCAGATAGCAAAGGCAATATGTAATTATAGAAAAGATAATCATTTGACCACAACATCCGAATTAGCGTCCATTATAGACAGATCGACGCGTTCAAAACTAAAGATCAAAGCCCGGACAAGAATATTTCAAGCTTTACGAATACTGATAAATCAAGAGCTTGAAACCCTTAAGTCCGCTCTCAAGGATGCGGTCAATATCCTAAACCCGGGTGGCAGAATAGTAGTGATAACTTATAGTAGTTTAGAAGATCGTATCACAAAGAAATATTTTGTATTTGAGCAATTATCATGCATTTGTCACCCGTCAATACCCCGGTGCCTATGCAATAAGCAAAAAAGGTTGGAAGTTCATCCTGATATCACACCTTCAGAAGGGGATAAAGATAATGTTAGAGCCCGTTCTGCCAGGTTGCGATATGCTACTCGAATCTAATAATCAGGGGGGATTATGAGTAGAAAATTATTAGCTTTATTTATTATTGTCGTGTTTGCTTACACTTTAACCTATTTTTTGAATATGGATACCATTCTGCGTACTAATACAAAGACAGATAAACTGGATGAGAACTATGAAGTGTTACTTACGAGCCATTATGATTTATTATCGGCAAATAATGAACAGAAAAGTAGAGAGAATCTCTGTCGGCTTGCAGAGGAGGAATTAGGCTTAGAGCTTCCAGTCACATTTGATGATTATGCATTTTATCAAGTGTGGGAACAGGATGGAGGAGAAAAAGGAGTTACACTGCTGAGATTTATCACACCAACAGCAGAAGCTTTTAGCACAGAACCACCTAACCAGTTGAAGTGAGTTTAGGATGGATAGCCGGTTGAAAATATTTCAGATACTAATGTATCTGATCCTGGTTTACATAGTATTCCACCTCATAGTAATCACCTTATTTGATCCTTTTGAGCTTAGCGAAGAGATTGATACACGACATAAGATTTCAAAGTTACAAAAATATTACCATCGTGGAAATATTTATGACAGGAATGGTAATTTACTTGTAACCACCCAATATTATTATCAGTTAGACCTTGATAAGGGGTTAATTCATAAGGTGTTAAAAGATACTAAGAAGGAAGGGGAAGTATATAACCTGATCAGTGAAGTATTCTCTAGCGTGACAGGAAGAGATAAAGGATGGATATCAGAAAGGATCAATTCCACTGGGATCAGCAGTATATTCCTGGCTGATAAACTGCAGATAACGGAGATCAAAGCAATCAAGACACAGGTATCAGCGATAGTTGATCAAAATCCTGAATTTGAGATAAGTAACGATAAACTGATGGAATCACTGCATGCAACAAGGTTGTCGGAAAAACGAGTATATCCCTATCAGGATCTTGCTCCGCGATTGCTGGGACTGGCTATGGCAGACACAAGTCAAATCATCAGTCCCGACGAACAGGGAGAACGGGGACACAGGTTCAAACATCTCAAGGGACGCTGTGGAATTGAGCGTACTTTTGAGAATTTACTAAGCGGTGAAAATGGTTGGCAAGAAGTAATTAAAGATGCTTTAGGTGATAAAGTACTTAAACCTTCTCTTAAATCGCGAACCCCTATTCATGGACAGGATGTATATTTGACAATCAATGTTCGTTATCAGGAAATTCTGGAAGAGAAATTACATGAAGGATTATTGAAATACAAGGCTAAAAATGCCATGGGCGTGATCATGGATGTGCATACTGGAGAGATACTGGCATTAGCAGGTGAGCAGGAAAATGATCATAATGAATCAACAGCTACTTTAAGGTCTTATTCCAATTTACCAGTATCATACTGCATGGAACCGGGATCTACGATGAAACCGATCACAGCACTTCTTGCTCTGGAAGATAATCTATATTCGGAGAACGAACTGATAGATTGCAGTCCTCTGGTTTTTGATTATGGTTATACTAAAAGAACAATTCGTGATCATGAACTCATGGGTAAATTGCCTTTGGAAGGTGTAATAGTACATTCCAGTAACCCTGGGATAAGCCGCGTGGCAATCTTAGTGGGAAAAGAGAAGCTCTGGAATAGATATAATGACATGGGTTTAGGACGACAGACTCTATCAGAAATTTATGGTGAATCCAAGGGAATATTCAGAAATCCTGAAGATTGGAGTGAGTATAGTCTTTGCTCTATTGCTTTTGGACAGGAAATATCACTTAATATGCTTCATATGGCAGTAATATATGCATCCTTTGCCAATCAAGGTAATATTTTGCAACCTCAGATATTATCCTATAGTAAAAATCAGTTTGGCCAGACAAGCAATAAGATGGAACCTAAGATATTTCGCAGGATATCTCAACCAGCTCACATTAAAACAATTCAGAGATATCTTCGAAATGTAGTTAAGGAAGGAACAGCAACTGCGACGGATCTGGACTATATTGAAATCAGCGGTAAAACCGGAACATCAGAGATTATAACCAAGGATATTAACGGCAAGATAGAGACCAGACATAACTCCTTATTTGCTGGATATTTACCAAGTAATGATCCTCGTATTGTGATCGTAGTGGCATTTGATCGCTGTATTGAAGATAAAAATAAATATTACTTTGCCTCTCAATCTGCTGTACCCACCTTTAGAGAAGTGGTTAAGAATATTCTGCTGCTTAAGGATTGTGATTTGGTAACCAGCACTACTTCATATCAAGAAGAGATAGCAATTCTGCCTAATTTAATTGGACTTAAGAAACAGGATGCAGTGAAGATATTAAAGGATATGGAAATAGATTATTCATTTATTAATAATAGTTCAGGTGGGATCATCTCAGATCAATACCCTCCAGCAAATATCAAATTCAGCCGGCGCCAGCAAGTCAAATTAGCCTTAGCCCAGCCAGGTGAGATCATTACAGATAAAAAGCTGATGCCTGACTTTAAGGGCTTGAGTTTAAGAGCTGCACTGGAATTAGCCAGAACACGTTTTATCACTCTCACAGCGAACGGTAATGGTGTAGTCGTGGATCAATCTATAAAACCACAAACAGAAATATCACTGGAGGATGGATGCCATCTTACGTTAAAATAAATGAAGTAACTGCCCTATTAAAACAACATAACCTGCTTGTTTCAATATCAACTATTGATTCAGGACAAAAATTTTCAGGAATTGCAATTGATTCCCGAAAAGCAAAAAAGGGAGATATTTTTATTTGCCTGAGCGGTTACGTTACAGATGGTCATCTTTACGCGGATTCAGCAGTATTAAATGGTGCTACATTGATAGTAGCAGAAAGACCAGTAAATGCTGAAGGTGATATAATCCTGGTTAAAAACAGCCGACTGGCAGCAGCATATCTCAGCAGATTATTTTATCATATCGATGATGATAAGATGAAGCTTGTAGGTGTGACCGGTACAAATGGCAAATCTACAACTGCCTATCTTGGATATCAATTAGCCAGATTAGCAGGGAAAAATGCAGGATTCATTGGTACCATTGGCTATTTTATTAATGATAAACATTACCCAACCTCACTTACTACGCCTGATATCATCGATCAGTGCAAGATCTTAAGTCAAATGCAGCAATCTGAAATTGAAATCGTTTTTATGGAAGTGTCATCACATGCACTGGCATTACATAGATTAGCAGGCTTAAAATTTTCTGCTGCCATGTTTCTAAATCTCAGTCAAGATCATCTTGATTTTCATGATAATATGGATGAATATTTTAAATGCAAATCTCAGCTATTTTCACAATTAAAACCTGAGGGGATTTCACTTATAAATACAGATGATAATTTTGGAAAGAAGCTTTGGAATACAATTTCTGGAAACAAATATTCTTTATCTTATTATGATGGTGATATATCATATATAATAAATAAGTTAACAGCAGGCATGTCAGAATATACTTTAACTATAAATGATATTGATTATCATGTTAAATCCGGTTTAAATGGTGATTTTAATATTCAAAATCTCAGCTTCGCTCTTGCCAGTATTATGTTGCTATATCCAAAGATACAAAAAGAAGAAATTATTAAGAATACAATGAACCTGAAAGCAGTACCTGGAAGACTTGAGAAAGTTAAAAATCCAGAAAACAAGATAATCATAATTGATTATGCTCATACACCGGAAGCGATAGAAAAGTCTGCAGCACCATGGCAGAACTTAAAAAGGGTAGATTGATCACGATAATAGGAGCTGGGGGAAACAGAGACACTACAAAGCGTCCCTTAATGCTTCAAGCAGGTCTGCAAAATTCTGATCTAGTGATCGTAACAACTGATAACCCAAGAGATGAAGAACCTTTAGAGATAATAAAGGACATAGTTAAAACAAGTTCAAATAAATCTGCAATCTGGATCAAAGAAGATAGAAAATCAGCCATAATGGACGCATTATTTATAAGTCAATCCGATGATATAATCCTGATCACTGGTAAAGGGCACGAAACATTCCAGGAAATTAATGGAGTAAAGTATCCTTTTAACGAAAGAGATGTAATCAAGGAATATTATCAGAAATACTTACAAAAGCAAAATTATGATCTGTATTTTGATGAGATAATGCTTGAATTTGTCTGCAATAATACAATTACCCGTAAAAACAATAATAAAATATCCCATATAATCACAGACACACGGAAACTACGCAATAATGCTTTGTTTATACCTTTGCAGGGAGTTAATTTTGATGGACATAATTATCTATCCTCAGCACTGGAAGAAAGAAGCAATCTGGCTTTATGTGCCAATAATATTGATTTTGATCATCCGCGTGTGATCAAAGTTGCTGATCCCTTATCCTGCTATGGTAACCTGGCCAGGATTTACCGTTTATTATTCAGCGTAAAACTGATTGGCATTACAGGATCAACAGGAAAAACCAGCGTGAAGGAATATCTTTATAACCTGCTATCTGAACAGGGAAACACAATTAAAACACATTCTAATGAAAACAACTATATAGGTGTTCCCAAAACATTATTCAAACTTGATGGATCTACAAAATATGGAATAATTGAACTGGGTACTAATCATTTTGGTGAGATTAAATGGCTTACTGGTATTAGCTTACCTGAAATTGCTATTATCACAAATATAGGTGCATCCCATCTTGAATTTCTGGAAAACGAAGAGGGAGTATTTCGCGAGAAAATTGAAATTTATTCAGAGGGTGCAAAAATCAGAGTGTTTCCTGGTGATGATCCAAAATTCATTATGCAGACTGGAGAAGATTTTGGTATTAAACCTGAAAGAAAATATCGCATTCACGGAATATATCAGACTAATAATGGTTACTCTTTCAAAATAAATGAGCAAAAATTTCTGATCGCTGCTCAGGCAGAATTTCAGGTTACGAATGCAGCTATTGCTATCGTAGCTGCCATGAGTATGGGATTAACCCCAGAAATAATTCGCCAGGGTATCAGTAAAACCCTGAATCTTCCTTTGAGAATGGAGATTTTGGAATATGGCAAGCAATATATCATTGCTGATTGTTATAACGCTAACCCTCAGTCGATGAAAGCAGCCTTAAAGCACTGGAAAAGGGAGCAACCTGGTAAAAACCATGTAGTAATTCTGGGCTCTATGCTGGAACTGGGGGGAAACTCACATCATTTACATTCTGAAGTTGGAAAATTTCTTGCAAATAGCGAGAATTGTTTAATGATATCTGTAGGTGCAGAAGCAATAAATTATGGCTTTGAATATCATTTTGACAATGTTGAATCATTACAAAGAAGTGGTTTAATCGATAAAATCCCTGATAATTCAGTGATTTTATTGAAAGGTTCGCACAGTATTCATCTGGAGAAATTATTAAAGAAATATAATCCTGATGGTGTGTTAGGATAATCTGGGAAGTAATATGATAATTAAAGACAAGAAATTTGCGGTCGTTGGCATGGCAAGAAGTGGAATCGCTGCTGCCAGAAAGATATCGGAGCTTGGTGGCAATGTTTTCCTGAGTGATAATAAGCCGGTGGATAAGATACCAAATGCAGAAGAACTGAGTAGATTATATGATTGTGAATTTGGCGGTCATTCTGAGAAGCTTCTTGCTGTTGATTGCATTATTGTTAGTCCGGGAGTACCATTATCGCTTCCGATATTGCAAAAAGCCCGTGATCAGAGAATAGAACTGATCAGCGAAATAGAATTCGGTTACCGGGTGAAATCCTCTGACAGTCGCATTATCTGCTGCACTGGCAGCAATGGCAAGAGCACAACTGTGAGTCTGATCTATCACCTTCTAGCTGGCTGCGGATTTAAAACCGTTCTGGGAGGTAATATTGGGACTCCATTCACCGCATTTCCCATTGAAAAACCTGGAATAGATTTTATCGTGCTGGAATTGAGCAGTTTCCAGTTAGAGCTGATTGACGAATTTAAAGCTGATGCAGCTATTATCTTAAATATCACTCCTGACCATTTGGATCGCTATCAAAGTTTTGAACACTATGCAGAAACTAAATTTAATATATTCCATAACCAGACTGAAAATGATCTGGCAATTATCAATCTTGATGATCCGATAATCCAAAAGATGTCAGATAAAATAATGGCAACTAAGAAGCTGTTTTCCCTAAGGAATAAGACAGATGGCTGGAAAAGCGGCAAGAAATTACGTATTGGAGATACGGAATATAATATTACTGATCTGTCAATTGCAGGACCTCATAA
The Candidatus Stygibacter australis genome window above contains:
- a CDS encoding UDP-N-acetylmuramoyl-L-alanyl-D-glutamate--2,6-diaminopimelate ligase; this encodes MPSYVKINEVTALLKQHNLLVSISTIDSGQKFSGIAIDSRKAKKGDIFICLSGYVTDGHLYADSAVLNGATLIVAERPVNAEGDIILVKNSRLAAAYLSRLFYHIDDDKMKLVGVTGTNGKSTTAYLGYQLARLAGKNAGFIGTIGYFINDKHYPTSLTTPDIIDQCKILSQMQQSEIEIVFMEVSSHALALHRLAGLKFSAAMFLNLSQDHLDFHDNMDEYFKCKSQLFSQLKPEGISLINTDDNFGKKLWNTISGNKYSLSYYDGDISYIINKLTAGMSEYTLTINDIDYHVKSGLNGDFNIQNLSFALASIMLLYPKIQKEEIIKNTMNLKAVPGRLEKVKNPENKIIIIDYAHTPEAIEKSAAPWQNLKRVD
- the murF gene encoding UDP-N-acetylmuramoyl-tripeptide--D-alanyl-D-alanine ligase, with product MAELKKGRLITIIGAGGNRDTTKRPLMLQAGLQNSDLVIVTTDNPRDEEPLEIIKDIVKTSSNKSAIWIKEDRKSAIMDALFISQSDDIILITGKGHETFQEINGVKYPFNERDVIKEYYQKYLQKQNYDLYFDEIMLEFVCNNTITRKNNNKISHIITDTRKLRNNALFIPLQGVNFDGHNYLSSALEERSNLALCANNIDFDHPRVIKVADPLSCYGNLARIYRLLFSVKLIGITGSTGKTSVKEYLYNLLSEQGNTIKTHSNENNYIGVPKTLFKLDGSTKYGIIELGTNHFGEIKWLTGISLPEIAIITNIGASHLEFLENEEGVFREKIEIYSEGAKIRVFPGDDPKFIMQTGEDFGIKPERKYRIHGIYQTNNGYSFKINEQKFLIAAQAEFQVTNAAIAIVAAMSMGLTPEIIRQGISKTLNLPLRMEILEYGKQYIIADCYNANPQSMKAALKHWKREQPGKNHVVILGSMLELGGNSHHLHSEVGKFLANSENCLMISVGAEAINYGFEYHFDNVESLQRSGLIDKIPDNSVILLKGSHSIHLEKLLKKYNPDGVLG
- the rsmH gene encoding 16S rRNA (cytosine(1402)-N(4))-methyltransferase RsmH, coding for MSNYHIPVLLNESIKAMNLKPGSVAVDCTLGGGSHSKAILEHEPDLKLFSFDQDIDAINQCSYLKKEYGDRITIIQDNFVNLRTRLALEEIKSIDAILFDLGISSHQIDTPVRGFSYMREGRLDMRMNQSGELTAETIVNEYSCNELTRIFREYGEERESYQIAKAICNYRKDNHLTTTSELASIIDRSTRSKLKIKARTRIFQALRILINQELETLKSALKDAVNILNPGGRIVVITYSSLEDRITKKYFVFEQLSCICHPSIPRCLCNKQKRLEVHPDITPSEGDKDNVRARSARLRYATRI
- a CDS encoding penicillin-binding transpeptidase domain-containing protein; the protein is MDSRLKIFQILMYLILVYIVFHLIVITLFDPFELSEEIDTRHKISKLQKYYHRGNIYDRNGNLLVTTQYYYQLDLDKGLIHKVLKDTKKEGEVYNLISEVFSSVTGRDKGWISERINSTGISSIFLADKLQITEIKAIKTQVSAIVDQNPEFEISNDKLMESLHATRLSEKRVYPYQDLAPRLLGLAMADTSQIISPDEQGERGHRFKHLKGRCGIERTFENLLSGENGWQEVIKDALGDKVLKPSLKSRTPIHGQDVYLTINVRYQEILEEKLHEGLLKYKAKNAMGVIMDVHTGEILALAGEQENDHNESTATLRSYSNLPVSYCMEPGSTMKPITALLALEDNLYSENELIDCSPLVFDYGYTKRTIRDHELMGKLPLEGVIVHSSNPGISRVAILVGKEKLWNRYNDMGLGRQTLSEIYGESKGIFRNPEDWSEYSLCSIAFGQEISLNMLHMAVIYASFANQGNILQPQILSYSKNQFGQTSNKMEPKIFRRISQPAHIKTIQRYLRNVVKEGTATATDLDYIEISGKTGTSEIITKDINGKIETRHNSLFAGYLPSNDPRIVIVVAFDRCIEDKNKYYFASQSAVPTFREVVKNILLLKDCDLVTSTTSYQEEIAILPNLIGLKKQDAVKILKDMEIDYSFINNSSGGIISDQYPPANIKFSRRQQVKLALAQPGEIITDKKLMPDFKGLSLRAALELARTRFITLTANGNGVVVDQSIKPQTEISLEDGCHLTLK
- the murD gene encoding UDP-N-acetylmuramoyl-L-alanine--D-glutamate ligase, yielding MIIKDKKFAVVGMARSGIAAARKISELGGNVFLSDNKPVDKIPNAEELSRLYDCEFGGHSEKLLAVDCIIVSPGVPLSLPILQKARDQRIELISEIEFGYRVKSSDSRIICCTGSNGKSTTVSLIYHLLAGCGFKTVLGGNIGTPFTAFPIEKPGIDFIVLELSSFQLELIDEFKADAAIILNITPDHLDRYQSFEHYAETKFNIFHNQTENDLAIINLDDPIIQKMSDKIMATKKLFSLRNKTDGWKSGKKLRIGDTEYNITDLSIAGPHNEMNCLASLLAIEKYTKGKNAKIIKALKTFHSLPHRLEFIQSVNGIRFFNDSKATNTDAVKYALLSFTENVHIILGGSDKGEDFSILIPYLKPKNIHIYLIGATRKRMEAVFKGQINFLKCENMEDAVRMAYSKAIPGDIILLSPACASYDAFKNYIHRGETFCKIVQDIADEN